GGATTTTGGTTACCCTATAGCTCTTCAAAGTTTACAGTAAACTGAGAATCTCTGCTTGAGTCTTCTTTCTTGTAGACAACAGTTTGAACGTGATAGACATTTATACATCACTATATATTCTCTGAAATAATACAGTGCCAGTACTGTGAAAGCTAATGTCAACAATTGTGATGAATTACTTTTTCTTGATCTTCCAGTCAAAACTGAGCCACAGGAAAGATGTCACGAAACAGGCATAAATTACTATGTGACCAAAATTACATCGGAAGTCTAATCTTGACATTAAAATTTACAAAATTAGTATTACGTGAATATTTGCTACAGCCTTGCTTCAGGTGCCTGTGTTATTCGTGGTTCGTGCGAAGCCTTTGTTAATATCGACGGCCCCAGAAATTCCAAGCTCAGGACCCCTTATTCCCGCTTTGGGCAACACATCCAACCTCATCATCGACTATCATCTTTCCATTCTTCCCGATTACTCTTTGAGCTGTTCACTGACGATATGACGCGGTATTGAGGACAAATACCCTTCAACTTCATCTGAGCCTGCGACGAGATAACAACTGTGCATTTGCAGGCCGCTCATATTCCATCAATTCTGGCCTTCATACCCATTTTCAACCACAATCATCGATCATGGCACCGACTCATAACTATGGCTCATCTAGCGGGCCGATTTCCTTCTTACGAAGGTACTGGAAGGTCTGCAAATATTCAAGTCAATACGCGCCAAATAGAGACTCACCCTTCGCAGACAACTCATGCGCCTGATTACGTCGGCTTCCTCTTTCTCCTAGCTGGTTGGATCCTGGTCTGTACAACACATTCTGCAAGAGAGTACCACTGTTGACAGATTTACAGACGGTGCTTTTTGTCAAACCATTCCATCGCATGTTCTTCATCAACGATCTTCAAATCTCGTACCCGTTTGCAGTTCATGAGCGTGTTCCTGTCTGTACGTTTGAAATATAGGAACTCACCCTCTTTGATCACGGCTAATGGGATCCGATAGTCATGAACTTTGTGTACGCCCTATTCATACCACTGGCAGTTCTTATTGCTTTCAACATAGTCACAAGAGCACCAGCTGCTAAGCATGAAGTCACCTACCTATCATTCCTTATCTCCATCGTACTGACATCCTTCATCACTGACATCATCAAGAATGCTGTTGGCCGGCCTCGCCCTGACTTGCTGGACCGTTGTCAGCCCGCAGTTGGGACAAAGGCCAATACTCTTGTGACCATCGACGTGTGCACGAGAGAAGACGGCCACATCCTCCAAGAGGGTTGGCGGTCATTCCCTTCTGGCCATTCTTCCTTTTCGTTTGCAGGATTGGGATTTCTCAGCCTTTTTCTCGCTGGCCAGCTCCACGTTTTCCGCTACTCAGCTGGCGGCCGTGACCTGAGCCGGGCTTTGGTCTGCCTCATACCACTCATCGGAGCTGGCCTGGTTGCTATCTCACGATGTGAGGATTACCGCCATGATGTTTACGATGTCTGCGTCGGTTCAGCTCTGGGTATGAGCATTGCATATTGGAGTTACAGACGCCACTGGCCCCGACTATCTAGCCAAAAGTGCGACGAGCCGTATCCGCGACCAGGAGTTGACACCCAGCCCGGCTGGCAACGCATcaccgatgatgaggaggcaGCAAGAGGGACAGATGTAGGATTCGAGATGGGCAACTTGAGAGGTTCGCGACGCTGATACTGGGGACTTAGGCATAGTTTGCGTGCTTGTTTGAGACGACTCAATGTCACCTACATTGCATGGCGTTTTTCATCGGACCGTCGTATCCTTCAGCGACAACCATAGACTTTGGTGAGGTCAAGAGTCAGATTACGCCTTGTCTCGTTGTATGGTCATTTCATGATATTATTGTACAGGGGCAGATAAGAGGAGCCCCGcattcctttcctttcaCCCCATCTATCAAGAATCTATTGCCTTGTTCCTCACTTTTCCTCTGTCTCCTCGTTCTTCGCCAGATCATGCTCCTTCAACAACGCCGTGATCTCGTCAGCACTCCACAGGCGGTGGTAGATCTTGCCGTCCTCGGTCTGTCCTACTGTTGCAAACTCAACTAAGACAAATGTTAGCGGGATAATTGTGAGCGATCTGATAGCAGAACGTACTCTTCTCGCTGCTCAGCTTGGTCGAGTCCATCGTCTTGCTGAGAACCTTGACTGCCATACCACAAGCCTCATGCAAAGTGCAATCCTCCTTGTAGTCTTGCTTGAGAAGACTCTGTGCACTTGCATTGTTGGCACCTGCACTTGTGGCCTTCCAACCACCGTAGTTGCCGGACGGGTTGCTAAGGTAGAGCTGGAATTGTCTTCGAGGATCCCAACCAGCGTAGATAAAGGACACACCGAATGGACGTAGACCGCCGTGCTGGGTGTAGCCTTGCTTCAGGTCACAAAGCCGGCGTACGAGTTGTTCGCAGGGGATGTCTTCGTTGTAAGTGAGGAGGTATCGCTGAGCGGCTTGTCGGGCATAGTTGATAAGGATGTTGGCATCGGCGGTCATTCCAGCGACGGCGCAGATCATGTTACTGAACACATGATGCAGATTAGCCATCCATTTCTGTATAGGGGAATCTTAGCATGGAGGGGTTGCGCACTCGTTCAAGATGTAGAGCTTCTCAGCGGAAGTGTCCTGCTCCAACAGCTTTGAGGTGACCTTTCGCTCAGCGGCGAGGACGATGCCATCCTTGGCCAGAATACCAATGGCGGTACCTGCATGTGAAATAGCCTCTAAAGCATATTCGACCTGGTAAAGACGGCCCTCTGGTGAGAAGATGGTTGTCTGTGGATATCGGTTAGCTACCTAGGTGGGAGAGCTTCCAAGTACTGGCTGGAGCTTCAAGGGCCAACGCACTCGGGAATCGTAACGGCGAGACATGGTGAAAACCTTCAGGCAATTAAATTGAAAGTGTTGGCAAAGAAGAGATCTCtaacgaagcccaagcgaataGTGTCAGAGAACTGTAGTGATGGTGAGGATATGGCTGGTTGTTGGAGTTGAGGCTGTGGATTCGTTTACGTCGGTGCAGCCCACGCCAGTTGGTTACCTGTAACGGAGCTCTAGGCCGCCGCGCCGCGTTAGCTTTCTGCTACCGAGCTGTTACCTAGGTATGGGAAGGCTATAGAGTTTGTGCCTCAGGCCTAAGAAGCTGGATGAtcactacctaggtagccaATCTGATCAAAGCACGCCCTGCAAGGCTACAATTTTACTGATGACTAATTAGCTTGCTGACATTTGTGATGGATGGCTTGTTTGTCAGGCAATCATTTTGCCACAATCAGGCATCGAATAGCATTGTGAGCAAGCAATTGCCTGAATTGAATTGTCTGTCACAAGCGCGAGTTTATCCTGGTCCCTGCGACTCCCTGCCACCTGCCACCCGACCACTTCAACCGCTCTACCGCTGTAGGGCATGAGCGGCGGGCGGAACCTCTTTCTAGTGCCGAAGTTTTCATATCTTCCTCCGCATAGCTCCCCCCTCCAACGTCCAACACTTTCTTTAGCACCTTCTCTtttacatcatcatcatcatcattttGAAAGATTTTCTGAAAAACATATAACCTTAACAGTCAACTCGAAGTGAAACTGCTGTCTTGTATTTTCCAGTGCGACAGATTGAGTTTCTATCGGGCAACTTGACTTTTACAGTGCGCGCGTCCCAGGCTCGGCACGCGACCCGCACCAACCTACTGATACTGGATTTACACCACCACAAGCTTGTCGCGCAGTCTTGCTTGAGTTTGTGACGCCTTTCGAAGGTTTCAAGATACCAACAAACGGCCTTGCCCCCTCGAATATCTGAAATTCCTGTTTGCCAACACTGTTGGAATATCTCTTTGCGCCAAGACGTATAGAGGTTGAAAAAACAGACAAGCATCTGCGCGTGGATCAGCTGGGAAGAACCTGAAGCTGCTCTTGACATAGTCGTGACTTTCAATCATCTCCCACGTAATTACTTCAATGCCCGTATAAGGGCGCACACCATCCTGCGCTTTGTTGCAATAGTAGAAATCTGTCCAACACCATCACTACCTCACTGGTCCACGCCGTTCGGTACCGATACGCGTCGCACTTCCAAAATCCACGCTGCGAGCATCAACTCAACCCATAATCATGTCTGGTAAGCGACAAAGACTAGCCAAATCCCCAAATCCCTCCCAATCTGCTGCGGGCCCAAACCGCGTCAATTCTTGCTACACCAAGGGTTCTAAAGCATCAGCTAACAGCAACGATCCAGGCGAAGCAGAACCTCGACGATCGGTACGCGCTACAAAAGGCCAACACACCAAATCATTCGACGAACTTGAGCCTGCGACTGTGCCCAAGAAGCGACAAACCAAGAAAACTAAGAAAGCAAAAGAGCAGGAGCAAGaacaggaggaggagcaagAACAGGAACAACAGCAGGAccaagaagacgaagaggaggatgagttGATCCGCTGTGTCTGCGGTGCCACAGAACAAGACGAAGACTCCGGCGAAGCCTGGATAGCCTGCGAGACCTGCGGCGCATGGCAACATAATGTGTGCGTGGGGGTGAGCTCATTCGACGACGAGATCCCTGAACATTATTGGTGTGAACAATGCAGACCAGATGACCACAAGGAGCTGCTCGATGGTATAGCCAAAGGAGAGAAGCCCTGGGAAGCCCGGCGCAAAGCACACGAGGAGGAgtccaagaagaaaaagcgcGGTGGACGTAAAGGAAAGGGCAAGCGGCACAGTGAGACTAAGGAAGAAGACAAGTCCAAGGTTAAGTCGTCTCCTGCACCAGACACATCGAAAGATAAGAAAGATGCaaaggctgggaagagaaagaacCGGGAGGATTCTCAGGATGCTGATGGCAAGGTATGTTAACGTCTCCCTGACGGGGAACTGTTGGTACTGACAAATTACTTATCTAGTCAGCTAAGATTCGTCGTGTATCAGAAAACGGAATTGTACCGGTTCCCGTTTCGTATACACCACCGGATGATCTCGCCACCACCATCGCAGACTTACCGGGCTCTAGGACAGGACCTGCTAAAGCGCTGAGCAAATCTATAATTCATGTCCTGTCGTCGATGCTGAAACATGGCGATCTTCAGTTCGAGGAAGAGGACACAGTCGAGTCCCTGTCAGAGACTTTCGCTCTTCAGGTTGAGCGTAGCGTATATGATGCGTACCCCGTACCCAAGGGGCAGAAAGAGTACAACCAGCAAATCAAATCCTTGAGCTTCAACTTGAAGAACAACCCGGAGCTATGCCAAGGACTTATTTACAAAACTTTGTCTCCCACGATTTTGGCAACCATGACTTCAGAACAGCTTGCCTCATCAGAAATGCAGAAGCAGACCGCGGAAATgaaggccaaggctgagaAACAATCGATTCTCTATACCTCCGAAACAGGACCCCGTGTCCGAAGAACTCACAAGGGTGAGGAAGTTGTTGATGACGAAACGTTCGTCAATGACTCTGCTGTCCCTCTTCCGCCAGGGCCTCGTCGCCCAGACCCTCAGCATGTTAAGAAGGAGCCTGCAACAGGTGACCAACCTGACCTGGCCTCGCATCCACAGCAAAGCGATGATAAGCAACGATCACCAAGCCAAGCCGAATTTGATATCGCCAAGGTTTTCTCGAGCGTCAAATCTCCAACTGTGTCTCAGAACCGCAGGCCTTCGGCTCTGGTTACTGGAGCCAACGGTCCTGGTGTAGATCCTGATGTGGATCGCATGCTTCAAGACGAGAACGAGTCTCCCCCTTACTCACCTACAGAGGAGACCCAGGACCCTGACGTTGTGTGGCGTGGCTCGCTTGCTATGAGCTCGATTGCTGATTTCCAAGCAACAGCCAAGTATATCGGTGGCGCAAACTTTGCTTCAGTTGGGCCATGGTCAAATTTGATCCCTAAGAGGTTGACTGTGGCTGGCCGAATTACCGAGCAGGCTGCCATTGAGTATCTCTGTGGCCTTCGCTACAGCAAATCAACCGACATCATCGTTGTGTCCCTCACACCGGTGTCTCCAGTTGCGCATGCTGAATTCCTTGCTCTTATGAAGTATTTCACCGATAAGAAGCGTTATGGCGTCATAGGAGACAAAACTATAGCCAACGTTCGGGACACTTACCTGGTGCCAGTTCCGCCAGGAGAGGACAACTATCCTGAGTTTATGCTCAACTTAGTTGACAACAAGATTCCGCGGGTGCGTGAGGAGCCTATGTTGCTTGCCGTGTTTGTCTATCACACCGAACCCGAGCAACTTAAACAGCTCAGAGATGGAGTCACTGCCCAGCAAGATGCCAGCGGCGTAGGGTCACCAACCCCTGCCACTCACGCACAGAGGAGTAATTCTACAGCATCGGCCGGTCCTGCGTTCTCGCCAGCAACCCCCCAGGCACCTCAAGGAGGGTTTCCGCCGCAGTCATCCCCAGCTCAGTGGCAGACTGCCACTCAAACACCTGTACCCATCCCCCAACCGCCGAATTACGCCAAACCTCAACCACCGCCAGTGGCACCCCCGAAAGTGACAGATGCCTACAAGCATCAAGCCCAACAAGCGGGCATAATAGCTGCCCAGGAAATGCTTGGACCTTGGATCAACGCACCAACTGTACAGTTCATTCTTCCTCAGGCGTATCAGATGGCCCGTAAGGAGTGGGAAGTTGTTCGAAGAGTTCTGGAGTGCGACCCCAAAGCGCGTGACGATCTCCAGCATCTTGGTATTCTGCTAGAGAGGGAAACAAGCGAGAAGAATGGAGGAGCAGTTGCACCATGATCCATGCGACGGGACAAATGGAAGGCAGATAACATAACTCAATGATACCAGTAAACGGCATGTGGGAGTCTGGTGATACGGTGTTTTGAGAAGCGTCACTACTTCTCTTTTGTTTATATGATTCGTTGATACATTTTTTATTGTTACATATGGAATGACAATGATTCTTGGATTCATGATATTTCAAAGTACACATTCATGGGCCGTGTTCCTTTATTTGTTCTTTTTGATGGCGTAAGCTTTCGTCTTCTCGGTTTCTTCAAGGTTATcaacaaaggttaatctgtcCGCGGAGATCAAATTTGCAACATATCATCAAGTCAAGGTTTCTCTCAAGACTATGTTTTCCAACACAGACGTGACCCATACGGCCTGAGCCGTGTTCCTTTATACGTCACTTGATCTGTTCGTACACAGGGAGCGCGttaggttagtacctaggtagtgtAATTTCGGCAATCTGGAATTGAGTATATACATAATAAGAATAC
This Fusarium poae strain DAOMC 252244 chromosome 3, whole genome shotgun sequence DNA region includes the following protein-coding sequences:
- a CDS encoding hypothetical protein (TransMembrane:6 (i29-50o70-93i105-126o176-195i207-224o230-250i)~BUSCO:36572at5125), giving the protein MAPTHNYGSSSGPISFLRRYWKTTHAPDYVGFLFLLAGWILTVLFVKPFHRMFFINDLQISYPFAVHERVPVFMNFVYALFIPLAVLIAFNIVTRAPAAKHEVTYLSFLISIVLTSFITDIIKNAVGRPRPDLLDRCQPAVGTKANTLVTIDVCTREDGHILQEGWRSFPSGHSSFSFAGLGFLSLFLAGQLHVFRYSAGGRDLSRALVCLIPLIGAGLVAISRCEDYRHDVYDVCVGSALGMSIAYWSYRRHWPRLSSQKCDEPYPRPGVDTQPGWQRITDDEEAARGTDA
- a CDS encoding hypothetical protein (MEROPS:MER0000554~BUSCO:41286at5125), translating into MSRRYDSRTTIFSPEGRLYQVEYALEAISHAGTAIGILAKDGIVLAAERKVTSKLLEQDTSAEKLYILNDNMICAVAGMTADANILINYARQAAQRYLLTYNEDIPCEQLVRRLCDLKQGYTQHGGLRPFGVSFIYAGWDPRRQFQLYLSNPSGNYGGWKATSAGANNASAQSLLKQDYKEDCTLHEACGMAVKVLSKTMDSTKLSSEKIEFATVGQTEDGKIYHRLWSADEITALLKEHDLAKNEETEEK
- a CDS encoding hypothetical protein (BUSCO:8137at5125) yields the protein MSGEAEPRRSVRATKGQHTKSFDELEPATVPKKRQTKKTKKAKEQEQEQEEEQEQEQQQDQEDEEEDELIRCVCGATEQDEDSGEAWIACETCGAWQHNVCVGVSSFDDEIPEHYWCEQCRPDDHKELLDGIAKGEKPWEARRKAHEEESKKKKRGGRKGKGKRHSETKEEDKSKVKSSPAPDTSKDKKDAKAGKRKNREDSQDADGKSAKIRRVSENGIVPVPVSYTPPDDLATTIADLPGSRTGPAKALSKSIIHVLSSMLKHGDLQFEEEDTVESLSETFALQVERSVYDAYPVPKGQKEYNQQIKSLSFNLKNNPELCQGLIYKTLSPTILATMTSEQLASSEMQKQTAEMKAKAEKQSILYTSETGPRVRRTHKGEEVVDDETFVNDSAVPLPPGPRRPDPQHVKKEPATGDQPDLASHPQQSDDKQRSPSQAEFDIAKVFSSVKSPTVSQNRRPSALVTGANGPGVDPDVDRMLQDENESPPYSPTEETQDPDVVWRGSLAMSSIADFQATAKYIGGANFASVGPWSNLIPKRLTVAGRITEQAAIEYLCGLRYSKSTDIIVVSLTPVSPVAHAEFLALMKYFTDKKRYGVIGDKTIANVRDTYLVPVPPGEDNYPEFMLNLVDNKIPRVREEPMLLAVFVYHTEPEQLKQLRDGVTAQQDASGVGSPTPATHAQRSNSTASAGPAFSPATPQAPQGGFPPQSSPAQWQTATQTPVPIPQPPNYAKPQPPPVAPPKVTDAYKHQAQQAGIIAAQEMLGPWINAPTVQFILPQAYQMARKEWEVVRRVLECDPKARDDLQHLGILLERETSEKNGGAVAP